The Malus domestica chromosome 06, GDT2T_hap1 genome has a segment encoding these proteins:
- the LOC103437401 gene encoding dof zinc finger protein DOF4.6-like encodes MDTAQWPQGIVVKPIEEIVTNSCPKPAAANNLERKARPQKEQALNCPRCNSTNTKFCYYNNYSLTQPRYFCKTCRRYWTEGGSLRSIPVGGGSRKNKRSSSSNNSPSTTSNNSSSSSASKRLPDLIHQNPKINQAQDLNLTFPSTNQDFRNIISGHLLNHHHQQFPNNNINDQSTDKQQNHISTSSPTSTTTTTTTSHLSALELLTGLTSRGLNSFMPMPVLSDPNNNNSVYNSPSGLINPMQDFKPTLNFSLDGLGSGYGSLQGYHVQESSGRLLFPFEDLKQAPSGGGINEQNKQHGDSTGYWTGMLGGGSW; translated from the exons ATGGATACTGCACAGTGGCCACAG GGAATTGTGGTGAAACCAATAGAGGAGATAGTGACAAACTCATGCCCTAAGCCTGCAGCAGCTAATAATTTGGAGAGGAAAGCAAGGCCTCAGAAGGAACAAGCCCTAAACTGTCCAAGGTGCAACTCCACCAACACGAAATTCTGCTACTACAACAACTACAGCCTCACACAACCAAGGTACTTCTGCAAGACTTGCAGAAGGTACTGGACTGAAGGTGGGTCCCTCAGAAGCATCCCAGTTGGAGGTGGTTCAAGGAAGAACAAGAGATCTTCATCCTCAAACAATTCTCCATCGACAACTTCTaacaattcttcttcttcctcagcaTCCAAAAGGCTTCCTGATCTGATtcaccaaaaccctaaaatcaaCCAAGCCCAAGATCTGAACCTCACTTTCCCATCCACTAATCAAGATTTCAGGAATATTATCTCTGGTCACTTGCTTAATCACCATCATCAACAATTTCCAAACAACAACATCAATGATCAAAGCACCGACAAGCAGCAAAACCACATCTCTACTTCTTCCCCAACTTCTACTACTACAACTACAACAACATCCCACCTTTCTGCCTTAGAGCTTCTCACTGGATTGACTTCTAGGGGTTTGAACTCCTTCATGCCTATGCCAGTCCTATCAGACCCGAACAACAACAACTCTGTATATAATAGTCCCTCTGGACTAATTAATCCGATGCAGGATTTCAAGCCAACTCTTAATTTTTCACTGGATGGGCTTGGAAGTGGATATGGGAGTCTTCAAGGTTATCATGTTCAAGAGAGCAGTGGGAGGCTTTTGTTTccatttgaagatttgaaacaAGCTCCTTCGGGAGGAGGGATTAATGAGCAGAACAAGCAGCATGGAGATTCAACTGGGTATTGGACAGGAATGCTAGGAGGAGGATCATGGTAA
- the LOC103437402 gene encoding uncharacterized protein — translation MYVTAVRPTDLNRNTEWFTYPGVWTTYSLMVFFSWLTVLCLFSCSPGMAWTVVHLSHFLVTYHFFHWKKGTPFADDQGIYNALTWWEQIDNGNQLTRNRKFLTVVPVVLYLIASHTTDYQNPMLIFNTLAVFVLVVAKFPNMHKVRIFGINADH, via the exons ATGTACGTAACGGCGGTGCGACCGACGGATCTGAATCGGAACACGGAGTGGTTCACGTACCCCGGAGTCTGGACCACCTACAGTCTTATGGTGTTTTTCTCGTGGCTCACCGTTCTCTGCCTCTTCTCTTGCTCTCCCGGCATGGCCTGGACCGTCGTCCACCTCTCCCACTTCCTC GTTACTTATCACTTTTTTCACTGGAAGAAAGGAACACCATTTGCAGATGATCAGGGTATCTACAATGCACTGACATGGTGGGAGCAAATAGACAATGGCAACCAACTCACTCGAAACAGAAAGTTTCTAACTGTTGTGCCTGTTGTGTT GTACTTGATAGCCTCACACACGACGGACTATCAAAATCCAATGCTCATCTTTAACACGCTAGCAGTTTTTGTGTTGGTAGTTGCAAAGTTCCCAAACATGCACAAGGTTCGTATATTCGGAATCAACGCTGATCACTGA
- the LOC103437403 gene encoding BTB/POZ domain-containing protein At3g05675-like, which yields MDEALQTKPCRFGDRKTSDVVICLKNREGIPKRFYSHSSVLINRSQYFANRLSHPSCSDCINIHCSEVNHDHHVNLLKLLYLPADSISDSLDSVKSALGILQVAVAFQCEEIARCCIQYLEAVPWEDKEEELILKAVSNLGPIAMPILARIQPVDLAATKNVFVSAVRVATSISEPCPPFGNELKTCAQEQVEFMLGEDEDAPLVTADDEVKSVLRMGLLQIYSTFEKELSALLLEPDLVSDRAEEKILHSLSDLEWMFNILGKMDLTKDFVSNWAESSSNVLGVIEDKKLDSFMWGLKIKLIEVTAKVLEAVGYGNVILPTPIRVSLLKTWLPYIRKMKPLLDSRGSEETGFPYKMSEDLCQSIEGAMVTLVLALPSNDQADILADWMGAEQVQYPDLSEAFEVWCFRTKSAKRRLVEGLDGAGNATVSL from the coding sequence ATGGACGAAGCTTTACAGACCAAGCCCTGCAGGTTTGGTGATCGGAAAACTAGTGACGTTGTTATATGCTTGAAGAATAGAGAAGGGATACCGAAACGGTTCTATTCCCACTCCTCTGTTCTGATAAATAGGAGCCAGTACTTTGCCAACCGGCTTTCTCATCCGAGCTGTAGTGATTGCATCAATATACATTGCTCAGAGGTTAACCACGATCACCATGTCAACCTGTTGAAGCTGCTTTATCTTCCAGCAGACTCAATTTCGGACTCGTTGGATTCTGTTAAATCTGCACTTGGTATTCTTCAGGTAGCAGTTGCCTTCCAGTGCGAAGAGATTGCACGCTGCTGCATCCAGTACTTAGAGGCTGTTCCTTGGGAGGACAAAGAAGAGGAACTTATCCTAAAAGCAGTTTCAAATTTGGGTCCAATAGCTATGCCGATATTAGCCAGGATCCAACCTGTTGATTTAGCTGCCACCAAAAACGTTTTTGTCTCAGCGGTTCGCGTTGCCACATCCATTTCCGAACCATGCCCTCCATTTGGTAACGAGCTTAAGACTTGTGCCCAAGAACAAGTTGAATTCATGTTAGGAGAAGATGAGGATGCACCGTTGGTCACAGCTGATGATGAAGTAAAATCAGTGCTGAGAATGGGTCTATTGCAGATTTATTCGACGTTTGAAAAGGAGTTGTCTGCCCTACTTTTGGAGCCTGACCTTGTATCTGATAGGGCAGAGGAGAAAATATTGCATAGTTTGTCTGATCTTGAGTGGATGTTTAACATACTTGGGAAGATGGATTTGACGAAGGATTTCGTATCCAACTGGGCTGAAAGCTCAAGTAACGTTTTAGGAGTAATCGAGGATAAGAAACTAGATTCTTTTATGTGGGGTTTGAAAATCAAGCTCATAGAAGTGACTgctaaagtcttggaagcagtTGGCTATGGCAATGTGATTCTTCCAACTCCAATCCGCGTCTCGTTACTAAAGACATGGCTGCCTTATATAAGGAAGATGAAACCGCTCTTGGACTCAAGGGGCAGCGAGGAGACGGGCTTTCCATACAAGATGAGTGAAGACTTGTGCCAGAGCATTGAAGGGGCCATGGTGACCTTGGTGCTGGCATTGCCGTCAAATGATCAAGCGGACATTCTGGCAGACTGGATGGGAGCCGAGCAGGTCCAGTACCCGGACTTGAGCGAGGCCTTCGAGGTCTGGTGTTTTAGAACGAAGTCTGCAAAGAGAAGATTAGTGGAGGGATTGGATGGGGCTGGCAATGCAACTGTTAGCCTTTGA
- the LOC139196890 gene encoding uncharacterized protein, whose protein sequence is MKACFLYGIRAVIPLGPASVFFRNPTKFKPVKAIMATSSEKVSKNETMDTNPIQRLSSVLLNEFNYLPWSRAISLALGGRGKLQFIQKDDIMPETTSQDYAAWVSQDQLIMSWLLNSMEPKMAEIFSYSVSSHHLWISVRDMYGDLNNAARVFQLKKDLTELQQGNLSFVQHLGNLKAKWNELDLYRPHTTDTTILLKRAEEDKVFQLLASIGPEYEDLKSHLLMTPELPTFQMVCNVIQREEIRKKVVQALDT, encoded by the exons ATGAAGGCTT GTTttctatatggtatcagagcagtgaTCCCTCTTGGACCTGCTTCTGTGTTCTTCCGAAATCCTACCAAATTCAAACCAGTTAAAGCCATTATGGCAACATCATCAGAGAAAGTTTCAAAAAACGAAACTATGGATACCAACCCAATTCAACGTTTGAGCTCAGTGCTCCTAAACGAATTCAACTATCTGCCTTGGTCACGAGCTATTTCTCTCGCTCTTGGAGGACGTGGAAAGCTCCAGTTCATTCAAAAGGATGATATCATGCCCGAAACAACTTCACAAGATTATGCAGCATGGGTGTCCCAAGACCAActtatcatgtcttggctgtTGAATTCTATGGAACCAAAGATGGCTGAGATTTTCAGTTATTCAGTATCATCTCACCACCTTTGGATTTCTGTACGAGACATGTATGGAGATCTAAACAATGCTGCGCGAGTCTTCCAGCTGAAGAAAGATCTTACAGAATTACAACAGGGAAATCTCTCTTTTGTTCAACATCTTGGCAACTTGAAGGCCAAATGGAATGAATTGGATCTCTACAGACCTCATACCACGGACACAACCATTCTTTTAAAGCGtgctgaagaagacaaagtgttCCAGTTGCTTGCCAGCATCGGACCAGAATATGAGGACCTTAAAAGTCATCTCCTGATGACACCTGAGCTTCCCACCTTCCAGATGGTCTGCAACGTTATTCAACGCGAAGAAATAAGGAAGAAG GTCGTCCAGGCATTGGACACATAA